Proteins co-encoded in one Artemia franciscana chromosome 10, ASM3288406v1, whole genome shotgun sequence genomic window:
- the LOC136032352 gene encoding 26S proteasome non-ATPase regulatory subunit 10-like yields MAEQFVITVVGGLTVIGLVKVTTIVYGKVKHTEIAGRTRKSELASKGYTQTAECLLHYNTDVNKLINYDGSPLHLVYLAGCSHTVESLLKYGAYVNSKDKDYRTLLHYAITSGADVNIRANYEESPLP; encoded by the exons atggcTGAACAGTTTGTTATAACCGTAGTCGGAGGACTAACGGTTATTGGTTTAGTAAAAGTTACAACCATAGTTTATGGAAAAGTAAAACACACTGAAATCGCTGGAAGAACCAGAAAGTCAGAGC TGGCTTCAAAAGGATACACACAGACTGCTGAATGTCTTTTACATTACAACACTGATGTAAATAAACTAATCAATTATGATGGAAGTCCTCTTCATTTAGTATATTTAGCTGGATGCTCACATACTGTTGAAAGTCTTCTAAAATATGGAGCCTATGTTAACTCTAAGGATAAGGATTACAGGACACTGCTTCATTATGCTATTACTTCTGGAGCTGATGTTAATATAAGAGCTAATTATGAAGAAAGTCCACTTCCCTAA
- the LOC136032353 gene encoding uncharacterized protein LOC136032353 translates to MQIQRQLHSGMNSSSTRQQIYGYSGRRNCQRYVVFDQIDNRINFITNVLPVTPDSSKKNISPINNYDGGPLHFAALAGCSQIVECLLKYGAYVKSKDKDGRTAFHNDIYSGADFNIRTN, encoded by the exons atgcaaattcagaggcaacttCATAGTGGAATGAACAGTTCTTCCACGAGGCAGCAAATTTatggctattccggacgacgaaattgccaacgctatgtcgtttttgatcaaattgataacagaatcaattttatcacaaacgttttaccagtaacTCCTGACTCTTCcaaaaagaatatttctccAAT aaataattatgATGGAGGTCCACTTCATTTCGCTGCTTTAGCTGGATGCTCACAGATTGTTGAATGTCTTCTCAAATATGGAGCTTATGTTAAATCTAAGGACAAGGATGGCAGGACAGCGTTTCATAATGATATTTATTCTGGAGCTGATTTTAATATAAGAACTAATTAG